In the genome of Nitrospirota bacterium, the window CGCTGTAATAGTTCAGCCACTCCAGATACTGTCTATAGTCATCGTCAGTTTCAAAGACGATCTGACGATAGTTGCCACGCTGAGTTATATGATGCGGTATCCCAACCGCCACCGCTCTCGCGATCCTTGGCATCCTCCCCCCTCCGACTTGCTCTCTCTAATGCTTACCTTCCATCTTTAAATGGTCGCTGTCCCTTTTTTCCCGTCCATCTTTTCCTGTCTCATCGTTGCATCTTTTCCTGTCTCATCGTTGTATGCTATGTTGCTTATTTCTGCGCTGCAGCGAATCGATGGCAATCCCTACAAAAAATGATAGAAGGAGCCAAAACACAAGCAATGATAGAATAGTAAATAAATTAGCCTGGTAAAGAGTGGGGTCTTTAGCAAGTATATGCATAATTTTATTCCAGACATTACCGAATACCATAATTGGAAAATAATTTATTATGACGTAGATTATTGAGTAAAGATTCCCTTCGTGAGATGAGGGCGTCAGTAAGCCCAATATGAATGGAAGCGACATCAGCAGGAAAAATATGCCCACTATCGACGGCAGTCTGTGCCGCCACTTCATTTCCCGCCACATCACTTGAATCGTTTTCCTTATGTTCAACTCAAGCTCATCTATTTGTATTCTTTAATTTTGGTTTGGATTTCACTTATTTGATCGTTACTGAGCCTTAAGTCGTTTCTCAGGACAGACCAAAAGTCATTCAAATACTGCTGAGTATCGGATAATGCCCTTGCCCTTTGCTGTATAGTTGGGTTCGAATCCGTTCTGAACTCCTCTATACCGTGCTCCAGCAGGGTAATCCAATTATGTTTCCTATCTTGGACTGTGTGGAGTCCTTCACCAAGCAAAAAGAGGCCACTCCTATAATCGCCCTTTGTCATCATTTTACCTGCCTCAATAAGTTGTTGCCGCGAAAATTGGTAAGATTCGTGAGTGGCATCGCTCCTGCTCTGCCTAATATTTCTCATGGAGTGTTGATAATTAGCCCCCTGGTTTGATAACCTGTCTACGTAAGCATTGCCCTCAGCAACTCTTTGAGCAGCCTTTGTGCTGAAGCCACTACCTGATAAGACATCAATTGTCATTATTCGGTGAATTTCAACGGAAAAAGCTCCATTAGGATCAATGTATTTATATGGATTGTTCAACGAGTAAATATAAGGATTCAAGTTTTGAGGGTTTGAAAGGAGAACATGATTTATCTTACTGGACCTCGGATCAACCGGTCCCACCGGGTCAGGGGAGATAAATCGCCCGACTTCCGTTTTCACATATCGAGCGCCGAAGTAATTGAGCCCGGTCTCTTTATCCTTCTTCTTCCCTGCAAACCTCTCATCACTTTCAAGCGTGCCGGTTATCGCCTGTTCCTCTCCGAAAGGCTTGTAATCCGCCCTCCAGACTACAGCGCCGTTTGCATCAGTCATGGCAAGCGGCGTGCCGGCAGGGTCGGTGTGGTAAAAGTAGACTTTTTCACCCCCGAACGCAAAGCCCGGGAGCAAAAAGAGCAGTACGAGCAGAAGAAGGGAACTTCCCCAAGAGAGTTTAACTAAGGCAGGGATAAGGCGGACAGGATGCGGCAACCGTATTCTCATCAAGGCCCCCCTTTGAGTGATCGACATGTGGTGCTACGATACGGCTGGCAAAGAACAACCAGTGCTGATTTTTATACCACACCGTTGTTCCTTTTGTGAAGAGAAAAAAGCGAGCGGGGGGAAGCAGCGCTTATCGCGTCCGTAGCGTACAGCGTTATAGCAGTTATCGCCTCGCGGCAGAGTTGTTTTCCGCTATAACGCTGTACGCTGTAACGCGATGGACGCGATAAACGCGTTGTTTACGGTTTCCAGTGCTCCTCGAACTTCCCGTTCCTCGTTATCCAGACCACGTAGGGAGACTTCGAGACGTCTCCTTTCTCGGTGAAGGTGATGGTCCCGAGCGCTCCCGAGAACTCCATGGAGTGGAGCTTGTCAATGACCGCCTTGCCGTCGGTCGTCCCCGCTACCTTTGCTGCGGTGAGGAGGATATTAACGGCATCGTAGGCATAAATGGAGTACGGGCCGAGCTCGCCGTATTTCTTTTTGTATTTCTCGATGAAGCTCTTTGCCGAGGGGATATTCTCGGGATTGGGGCTGAAGGTCAGGAAGGTACCTTCAGCAGCTTTATCGCCGGCGATCTCGACGAATTTCGGATCGATGCTGCCGTCGCCGCTCAGGAAAGGAACGGTCATGTTGATCTCCCTCGCCTGTTTCACCAGCAGGCCTGTCTCGGGATAGATCCCGCCGAAAAAGACGAGCTCGGGCCGTTTCTCTCTTACCGAGGTGAGCACGGTCTTGAAGTCTTTATCGCCTTTGGCGATGCCGCCGTAGTAGACGACCTCGATCGCAGGGCCGAGATGCTTCCTGAAGAGGTCGGCGAAGCCCTGTCCATAGGTGGTCTTGTCGTGCAGGACTGCTACTTTCTTGACCTTGAGAGTATCGCGGGCGAACGTTGCGGCCACGTTCCCCTGCTGCTCGTCGGTGCCGCAGACCCTGAAGACGCCCCGGTAGCCCCGCTCGGTGAGCTGGGGATTGGTGGAGGCGGGAGTAATCATGGGCACGCCCGCCCGGTTGTAGACATCCGAGGCAGGGATGGAGCAGCTCGAATTGAAATGGCCGATGATGCCGATGACGCCCTCGTTCACGAGCTTGTTGGCCACTGCCACCGCCTGTTTCGGGTCGGCCTGGTCGTCACCGGGCAGCATCTCGACCCTCTTCCCGAGCAGACCGCCTGCGGCATTCCACTCCTCCAGGGCGATACTGACCCCGTTTTTGAAGTCGTTCCCCATCTTCGCCTCGGCGCCGGTCATCTGCGCGGCAACGCCGACCCTGATCACGTCCTCTTGCTTGCCGCAGCCCGAAACCAGCACCGCCAGCGCGAGCACCATCACTCCGAAAAGCACTCCTCGTCTCACTGCTCCCTCCTCCATCAGCTAAAGATTATCGGCCAGGTCCCCCGGCCGAAAATATTCGTACTGCATTATACCGTAAACACATCGTGCACACAATTTTAATGAAG includes:
- a CDS encoding transposase, producing the protein MPRIARAVAVGIPHHITQRGNYRQIVFETDDDYRQYLEWLNYYS
- a CDS encoding RHS repeat-associated core domain-containing protein, which produces MRIRLPHPVRLIPALVKLSWGSSLLLLVLLFLLPGFAFGGEKVYFYHTDPAGTPLAMTDANGAVVWRADYKPFGEEQAITGTLESDERFAGKKKDKETGLNYFGARYVKTEVGRFISPDPVGPVDPRSSKINHVLLSNPQNLNPYIYSLNNPYKYIDPNGAFSVEIHRIMTIDVLSGSGFSTKAAQRVAEGNAYVDRLSNQGANYQHSMRNIRQSRSDATHESYQFSRQQLIEAGKMMTKGDYRSGLFLLGEGLHTVQDRKHNWITLLEHGIEEFRTDSNPTIQQRARALSDTQQYLNDFWSVLRNDLRLSNDQISEIQTKIKEYK
- a CDS encoding branched-chain amino acid ABC transporter substrate-binding protein, translated to MRRGVLFGVMVLALAVLVSGCGKQEDVIRVGVAAQMTGAEAKMGNDFKNGVSIALEEWNAAGGLLGKRVEMLPGDDQADPKQAVAVANKLVNEGVIGIIGHFNSSCSIPASDVYNRAGVPMITPASTNPQLTERGYRGVFRVCGTDEQQGNVAATFARDTLKVKKVAVLHDKTTYGQGFADLFRKHLGPAIEVVYYGGIAKGDKDFKTVLTSVREKRPELVFFGGIYPETGLLVKQAREINMTVPFLSGDGSIDPKFVEIAGDKAAEGTFLTFSPNPENIPSAKSFIEKYKKKYGELGPYSIYAYDAVNILLTAAKVAGTTDGKAVIDKLHSMEFSGALGTITFTEKGDVSKSPYVVWITRNGKFEEHWKP